One window of Desulfarculus baarsii DSM 2075 genomic DNA carries:
- a CDS encoding VWA domain-containing protein, whose translation MAKHATSPSGPIGYPFAAIVGQRSMKLALLLAAVDPGLGGVLLRGEKGTAKSTAARALAGLLPPLCVVAGCPLGCDPDGPPCPRCAAASRPLPRATAATPFVDLPLGATEDRLVGALDINAAIQEGRLAFAPGLLARAHRGVLYIDEVNLLAPHLAHLILDAAASGLATVEREGVSFAHPAQITLIASYNPEEGGLGPQLLDRFGLCVEVAAEQDPEARKELLRRRLAHEADPAAFAARWAKAEDRLRGRLLAARQALANVSLTPSAARRAAALAAWAGARGQRAELAMARAARALAAWQGRGQATPADVDRVAAMALAHRATGAAQNHGQSFERLLKDPPPDQPGEEEPRRVVVIKADDQLQPLGDQPGPQERVLQLWEAAEAPAIATRLSAKETGSLRQAGRRAARQTDSARGRYVRASALRLGRGLAFDATLRAAAPHQRSRRAPGGPALVVRGQDIREKVRLARRGRLIMFCVDASGSMNAAARMRVSKQAVLGLLTEAYQKRDRVGLVAFGGNAARLLLPPTGSVEVARKLLAELPTGGKTPLAAGLAVTAQAVSRELARDPKLTPLVVVFTDGRPNVPLAASLGEDIDLGRAGNKGGGWGDGWGDGGYADREALDLAKSLAKDGRVRYVVVDIDTGHFHEANLCRPLADYLGAPCISLRRLTADRVLDLVKAHW comes from the coding sequence ATGGCCAAACACGCCACAAGCCCAAGCGGGCCCATCGGCTATCCCTTCGCGGCCATCGTCGGCCAGCGGTCGATGAAACTGGCCCTGCTGTTGGCCGCCGTCGACCCCGGTTTGGGCGGTGTTTTGCTGCGCGGCGAAAAAGGCACGGCCAAATCCACCGCCGCCCGGGCCCTGGCCGGCCTGCTGCCGCCGCTGTGCGTGGTGGCCGGCTGCCCGCTGGGCTGCGACCCCGATGGACCGCCGTGCCCGCGCTGCGCCGCCGCCTCGCGGCCCCTGCCCCGGGCCACGGCGGCCACGCCCTTTGTCGATCTGCCTCTGGGCGCCACCGAGGACCGCCTGGTCGGCGCGCTGGACATCAACGCGGCCATCCAGGAAGGCCGGCTGGCGTTCGCGCCGGGCCTGTTGGCCCGGGCCCATCGCGGCGTGCTCTATATCGACGAAGTAAACCTGCTGGCCCCGCATCTGGCCCATCTGATCCTCGACGCGGCGGCCTCGGGCCTGGCCACGGTCGAACGCGAGGGCGTCAGTTTCGCCCATCCGGCCCAGATCACGCTCATCGCCAGCTACAACCCCGAGGAAGGCGGCCTGGGGCCCCAGCTCCTGGACCGCTTCGGCCTGTGCGTGGAGGTGGCCGCCGAGCAAGACCCCGAGGCGCGCAAGGAGCTTTTGCGCCGTCGCCTGGCCCACGAGGCCGATCCGGCCGCCTTTGCCGCCCGCTGGGCCAAGGCTGAGGATCGCTTGCGCGGCCGTCTGCTGGCCGCCCGCCAGGCCCTGGCCAACGTGAGTCTGACGCCGTCCGCCGCCCGGCGCGCCGCCGCGTTGGCCGCCTGGGCCGGCGCGCGGGGTCAACGCGCCGAGTTGGCCATGGCCCGCGCGGCCCGCGCCCTGGCCGCCTGGCAAGGCCGCGGCCAGGCCACGCCGGCCGATGTCGATCGCGTGGCCGCCATGGCCTTGGCCCACCGCGCCACGGGCGCGGCGCAAAACCACGGCCAGAGCTTCGAGCGCCTGCTCAAAGACCCGCCGCCCGATCAACCCGGCGAGGAAGAACCCCGGCGCGTGGTCGTCATCAAGGCCGACGACCAGCTCCAGCCGCTCGGCGATCAACCAGGCCCCCAGGAGCGCGTCCTGCAACTGTGGGAGGCCGCCGAGGCCCCGGCCATCGCCACGCGGCTATCGGCCAAGGAGACCGGCAGCCTGCGCCAGGCCGGCCGCCGCGCCGCCCGCCAGACCGATTCGGCGCGGGGCCGCTACGTGCGGGCCTCGGCCCTGCGCCTGGGCCGAGGCCTGGCCTTCGACGCCACCCTGCGCGCCGCCGCGCCCCACCAGCGCTCCCGCCGCGCGCCCGGCGGCCCGGCCCTGGTCGTGCGCGGCCAGGATATCCGCGAAAAAGTGCGCCTGGCCAGGCGGGGCCGGTTGATCATGTTCTGCGTCGACGCCAGCGGCTCGATGAACGCCGCCGCGCGCATGCGCGTGAGCAAGCAGGCCGTGTTGGGCCTGCTCACCGAGGCCTACCAAAAGCGCGATCGCGTGGGCCTGGTGGCCTTTGGCGGCAACGCCGCCAGGCTGCTTCTGCCGCCCACCGGCAGCGTGGAGGTGGCCCGCAAGCTGCTGGCCGAGCTGCCCACCGGCGGCAAGACGCCCCTGGCCGCGGGGCTGGCCGTCACCGCCCAGGCCGTCAGCCGCGAACTGGCCCGCGATCCCAAGCTCACCCCGCTGGTGGTCGTCTTCACCGACGGCCGGCCCAACGTGCCCCTGGCCGCCAGCCTGGGCGAGGACATCGACCTGGGCCGGGCAGGCAACAAGGGCGGCGGCTGGGGAGACGGCTGGGGAGACGGCGGCTACGCCGACCGCGAGGCGCTCGACCTGGCCAAAAGCCTGGCCAAGGACGGCCGCGTGCGCTACGTTGTCGTCGATATCGACACCGGCCATTTTCACGAAGCCAACCTCTGCCGGCCCCTGGCCGACTATCTCGGCGCGCCGTGCATCTCCCTGCGCCGGCTGACCGCCGACCGGGTGCTCGACCTGGTCAAGGCCCATTGGTGA
- a CDS encoding hydrogenase small subunit, with protein MDKLDHVLEHIDSKGINRRDFIKLTTLVTSVLGLAPAMIPKVAQAMTAKERPTVIWLHFAECTGCSEAFIRSSYPWIDELVLEVLNVAYHETIMAPAGHAAEKSLHEAMERYKGKYILVCEGGIPTADGGVWGKVAGRPMIEIAKEAAKGAVAVMAMGTCACYGGVQAAKPNPTKAMGVGEALGIQTINLAGCPPNPVNAVSAVVQFLLLGRTPALDDYGRPKFAYGATIHDKCPRRAHFEEAEFVKRFGDEGAINGWCLFEMGCKGPDTHNNCSLVKFNDGTNWPVGAGHPCLGCSEPQFWDNMAPFYTSKP; from the coding sequence ATGGACAAATTGGATCATGTCCTTGAGCACATCGATTCAAAGGGCATAAATCGGCGCGACTTCATCAAGTTGACCACGCTGGTCACCTCGGTGCTGGGCCTGGCGCCGGCGATGATTCCCAAGGTGGCCCAGGCCATGACGGCCAAGGAGCGACCCACGGTGATCTGGCTGCATTTCGCCGAGTGCACGGGCTGTTCGGAGGCCTTCATCCGCTCGTCCTATCCGTGGATCGACGAGCTGGTGTTGGAGGTGCTCAACGTGGCCTATCACGAGACGATCATGGCCCCGGCGGGCCATGCGGCCGAAAAATCGCTGCACGAGGCCATGGAGAGGTACAAGGGCAAGTATATCCTCGTCTGCGAGGGCGGCATCCCCACCGCCGACGGCGGGGTGTGGGGCAAGGTGGCCGGCCGGCCCATGATCGAGATCGCCAAGGAGGCGGCCAAGGGCGCGGTGGCGGTCATGGCCATGGGCACCTGCGCCTGTTACGGTGGGGTGCAGGCGGCCAAGCCCAACCCGACCAAAGCCATGGGCGTGGGCGAGGCCCTGGGCATCCAGACGATCAACTTGGCGGGCTGCCCGCCCAACCCGGTCAACGCCGTATCGGCGGTGGTGCAGTTTCTGCTGCTGGGCCGCACGCCGGCCCTGGACGATTACGGCCGGCCCAAGTTCGCCTATGGCGCGACCATCCACGACAAATGCCCCCGCCGGGCCCACTTCGAGGAGGCCGAGTTCGTCAAGCGTTTCGGCGACGAGGGGGCCATCAACGGCTGGTGTCTGTTCGAGATGGGCTGCAAGGGCCCCGACACCCACAACAACTGTTCGCTGGTCAAGTTCAACGACGGCACCAACTGGCCGGTGGGCGCCGGCCACCCCTGTCTTGGCTGCTCCGAACCACAGTTCTGGGACAACATGGCCCCGTTTTACACTTCCAAGCCCTGA
- a CDS encoding nickel-dependent hydrogenase large subunit, with the protein MAKLTIDPITRIEGHLRIDVEIENGKVKDAWSSAQLFRGLEIILKGRDPRDAPHITQRACGVCTEVHALASIRALDDAAGVKIPDLARLTRNLLHGVQFIHDHITHFYVLHALDWVDVVNALQADPKKTAALADSLGNYPNSGVNDFRDVKARLQKFVDSGQLGPFANGYWGHPDYRLPAEANLLAAAHYIEWLRMQTRAARMMAMLGGKNPHVQVHVTGGVSCVQDVMDVERLSEFLWYLQAMRRFIDNVYLPDLLAVASFYKDWGGIGGTTNFLAYGNFPQKSGPYGQEDMWLPGGVIFDRDIAKPQPVDPARITEEVKRAWYADGEPRHPYQGVTEPILPDYDYEGKYSFFKAPRYEGRPMEVGPLAQMLMAYAGGVAPVKASVEAVLKHLDIPVTALFSTLGRTAARAIQTKVITDEMELWVNQIVERLRVGDTETVARWQWPGEAMGMGLIDVPRGALGHWVKQNAQNRIDNYQLVVPSTWNLGPRDAKGQLGPVEESLVGTPVADPKRPVEILRTVHSFDPCIACGVHVIDPHTNEVYKFKVL; encoded by the coding sequence ATGGCGAAGCTGACCATTGACCCCATTACGCGCATCGAGGGGCATCTGCGCATCGACGTCGAGATCGAAAACGGCAAGGTGAAGGACGCCTGGAGCTCGGCCCAGCTTTTCCGTGGCCTGGAGATCATCCTCAAAGGCCGCGACCCCCGCGACGCCCCGCACATCACCCAACGCGCCTGCGGCGTGTGCACCGAGGTCCACGCCCTGGCCTCCATCCGCGCCCTGGACGACGCCGCCGGCGTGAAGATCCCGGACCTGGCCCGCCTGACGCGCAACCTCTTGCACGGCGTCCAGTTCATCCACGATCACATCACCCATTTTTACGTGCTGCACGCCCTGGACTGGGTCGACGTCGTCAACGCCCTCCAGGCCGACCCCAAAAAGACCGCCGCGTTGGCCGACAGTCTGGGCAACTACCCCAACAGCGGCGTCAACGACTTCAGGGACGTCAAGGCCCGGCTGCAAAAGTTCGTCGACAGCGGTCAACTTGGCCCCTTTGCCAACGGCTATTGGGGCCACCCGGACTACCGCCTGCCGGCCGAGGCCAACCTGCTGGCGGCGGCCCACTACATCGAGTGGCTGCGCATGCAGACCCGCGCCGCGCGCATGATGGCCATGCTCGGTGGCAAAAATCCCCATGTGCAGGTGCATGTCACCGGCGGCGTATCGTGCGTGCAGGACGTGATGGACGTCGAGCGCCTGTCGGAATTTCTGTGGTATTTGCAGGCCATGCGCCGCTTCATCGACAATGTCTATCTCCCCGACCTTTTGGCCGTGGCTTCGTTCTACAAGGACTGGGGCGGCATCGGCGGCACGACCAACTTCCTGGCCTATGGCAATTTTCCGCAAAAGTCGGGCCCCTATGGCCAGGAGGATATGTGGCTGCCCGGCGGCGTGATTTTTGACCGCGACATAGCCAAGCCCCAGCCCGTCGATCCGGCCAGGATCACCGAGGAAGTCAAGCGGGCCTGGTACGCCGACGGCGAGCCCCGGCATCCCTACCAGGGCGTCACCGAGCCGATTTTGCCCGACTACGACTATGAAGGCAAATACAGCTTCTTCAAGGCCCCGCGCTACGAAGGCCGGCCCATGGAGGTGGGCCCTCTGGCCCAGATGCTCATGGCCTACGCCGGCGGCGTCGCCCCGGTCAAGGCCTCGGTGGAGGCGGTGCTCAAGCATTTGGACATCCCGGTGACGGCCCTGTTCAGCACCCTGGGCCGCACCGCCGCCCGGGCCATCCAGACCAAGGTCATCACCGACGAGATGGAGCTGTGGGTCAACCAGATCGTCGAGCGCCTGCGCGTCGGCGACACCGAGACCGTGGCCCGCTGGCAGTGGCCGGGCGAGGCCATGGGCATGGGCCTGATCGACGTGCCCCGGGGCGCGTTGGGCCACTGGGTGAAGCAAAACGCCCAGAACCGCATTGACAACTACCAGTTGGTGGTGCCCAGCACCTGGAACCTGGGCCCCCGCGACGCCAAGGGTCAATTGGGGCCGGTGGAGGAATCGCTGGTGGGCACGCCGGTGGCCGACCCCAAGCGGCCGGTGGAGATCCTGCGCACGGTTCACTCCTTCGACCCGTGCATCGCCTGCGGCGTGCACGTGATCGACCCGCACACCAACGAGGTGTACAAATTCAAGGTGCTTTAG
- a CDS encoding HyaD/HybD family hydrogenase maturation endopeptidase, whose protein sequence is MSDSDKMRILVLGVGNVLLRDEGVGVRVLGELARRFAFPENVRLVDGGVLGLSLTGTIMDADHVVVIDAVRGGKPPGTVFRFDWEARPDHIHYKDSLHQIDLMETMAILPLLGDAPKVTVVGVEYEDIDGWGLYLTPKVEAAVEKMIAAVLAELDALGVRPLARSRWEKAPDVFGGASQGN, encoded by the coding sequence ATGAGCGATTCTGACAAGATGCGTATCCTTGTGCTGGGCGTGGGCAACGTGTTGCTGCGCGACGAGGGTGTGGGCGTGCGGGTGCTGGGCGAGTTGGCGCGCCGTTTCGCCTTTCCCGAAAACGTCCGCCTGGTCGATGGCGGGGTGCTGGGCCTGTCGCTGACGGGCACGATCATGGACGCCGACCACGTTGTCGTCATCGATGCGGTGCGCGGCGGTAAGCCGCCGGGCACGGTGTTTCGTTTCGACTGGGAGGCCAGGCCCGATCACATCCACTACAAAGATTCGCTGCATCAGATCGACCTGATGGAGACCATGGCCATCCTGCCGCTTTTGGGCGATGCGCCCAAGGTGACGGTGGTGGGCGTGGAGTACGAGGACATCGACGGCTGGGGCCTCTATCTGACGCCCAAGGTGGAGGCGGCCGTCGAAAAGATGATCGCGGCGGTGCTGGCCGAGTTGGACGCCCTGGGCGTACGGCCGCTGGCCCGAAGCCGCTGGGAGAAGGCCCCCGATGTGTTTGGCGGCGCCAGCCAAGGTAATTGA
- a CDS encoding HypC/HybG/HupF family hydrogenase formation chaperone has product MCLAAPAKVIELDEGMATVDVGGVLRRVSTVLAPPLKVGDYVIMHAGFAMHRLDESEALASLALLREMVEAVDRQGGGEKQS; this is encoded by the coding sequence ATGTGTTTGGCGGCGCCAGCCAAGGTAATTGAGCTCGACGAGGGCATGGCCACGGTGGACGTGGGCGGGGTCTTGCGCCGGGTGAGCACCGTGCTGGCCCCACCGCTGAAGGTGGGCGATTATGTCATCATGCACGCCGGATTCGCCATGCACCGCCTGGATGAAAGCGAGGCCCTGGCCTCGCTGGCGTTGTTGCGCGAGATGGTCGAAGCGGTTGACCGGCAAGGCGGCGGAGAAAAACAATCATGA
- a CDS encoding sigma-54-dependent transcriptional regulator codes for MARVLIIDDDPLICQMLAAKLVKMDCLADSAHTLAAGVAMAQAQPYDVVYLDVRMPDGNGLEQVEKLRLSGAQPEVIIITGMGDPEGAEKAIKSGAWDYIEKGSSIKDMVLPLMRALQYRREKGAAKPLRALKREAIIGSSPKMQLCFDMLAQAAGSDASVLITGQTGTGKELFARAIHENSPRGHSSFVVVDCAALPESLVESMLFGHERGAFTGADRPRDGLVSQANGGTLFLDEVGELPLSMQKAFLRVLQERRFRPIGAKEEVSSEFRLVAATNRDLDQMAADGRFRQDLLYRLRSITIHLPPLCQRQDDLHELTVSYLNRLSQRWGVEIKGVSPDFFDALRHYNWPGNVRELFNVLEQAMTAGGSSPTLFARHLPESIRIARAVDSMSRAAGDGHKAAVITTLANHTGGRSAPAKQPAWPGPDASGMFPTLGDVLEEAMARVERAYLADLMDHVDWDIRRACAISGLSRTGLYNRLKKCGVSRRA; via the coding sequence ATGGCGCGGGTATTGATCATAGACGACGATCCTCTGATCTGCCAGATGCTGGCGGCCAAGCTTGTCAAGATGGACTGCCTGGCCGACAGCGCCCACACTCTGGCCGCGGGCGTGGCCATGGCCCAGGCCCAGCCTTACGACGTGGTCTACCTCGACGTGCGCATGCCCGACGGCAACGGGTTGGAGCAGGTCGAGAAGTTGCGCCTGAGCGGGGCCCAGCCCGAGGTGATCATCATCACCGGCATGGGCGACCCGGAAGGGGCCGAAAAGGCCATCAAGAGCGGGGCCTGGGATTACATCGAAAAAGGCTCCTCGATCAAGGACATGGTTCTGCCGCTGATGCGCGCCCTGCAATATCGCCGGGAAAAGGGCGCGGCCAAACCCCTCAGGGCCCTCAAACGCGAGGCCATCATCGGCTCCAGCCCCAAGATGCAGCTTTGCTTCGACATGCTGGCCCAGGCCGCCGGCAGCGACGCCAGCGTGCTCATCACCGGCCAAACCGGCACGGGCAAGGAGCTTTTCGCCAGGGCCATTCACGAAAACAGCCCCCGCGGCCACAGTAGTTTCGTGGTGGTCGACTGCGCGGCCCTGCCCGAGTCGCTGGTGGAGAGCATGCTCTTTGGCCACGAGCGCGGGGCCTTCACCGGCGCCGATCGCCCCCGTGACGGCCTGGTGAGCCAGGCCAACGGCGGCACGCTGTTTTTGGATGAGGTGGGCGAACTGCCCTTGTCGATGCAAAAGGCCTTTTTGCGCGTGTTGCAGGAGCGACGTTTCCGGCCCATCGGGGCCAAGGAAGAGGTCTCCAGCGAATTCAGGCTGGTGGCCGCCACCAACCGCGACCTGGACCAGATGGCCGCTGACGGTCGCTTCCGCCAGGATCTGCTCTACCGCCTGCGTTCGATCACCATCCATCTGCCGCCGCTTTGCCAGCGTCAGGACGACCTGCACGAACTGACCGTCAGCTATCTCAACCGTCTCTCCCAGCGCTGGGGCGTCGAGATCAAGGGCGTCAGCCCCGACTTCTTCGACGCGCTGCGTCACTACAACTGGCCCGGCAACGTGCGCGAGCTGTTCAACGTGCTGGAGCAGGCCATGACCGCCGGCGGATCATCGCCGACCCTTTTCGCCAGGCATCTGCCCGAGTCCATCCGCATCGCCAGGGCCGTCGACAGCATGAGCCGCGCCGCTGGCGACGGCCACAAGGCCGCCGTCATCACCACCCTGGCCAACCACACCGGCGGGAGGTCCGCCCCGGCGAAGCAGCCCGCTTGGCCGGGCCCGGACGCCTCGGGCATGTTTCCGACGCTTGGCGATGTGCTCGAAGAGGCCATGGCCAGGGTCGAACGGGCCTATCTGGCCGATTTGATGGATCACGTGGATTGGGATATCCGCCGGGCCTGCGCCATATCGGGGCTGTCGCGCACGGGGCTCTACAACCGGCTGAAAAAGTGCGGCGTTTCGCGCCGCGCCTGA
- a CDS encoding ribonuclease HI family protein has product MSHSAPDDAGCAALLTALAQALERGQGLDLPADEATMARCLRRAAALLAPEPTQAPPSRPADLARPQAFAATLYADGGARGNPGPAGAGAVIYDQSGAQIAALSRYLGQATNNVAEYQALLMGLEAALELGVGQIDVRLDSELLVKQLGGQYQVKAPHLKPLFQKAKALLQQFTGAHIVHVRREQNGVADGLANQAMDRRAN; this is encoded by the coding sequence GTGAGCCATTCGGCCCCCGACGACGCCGGTTGCGCGGCCCTGCTGACCGCCCTGGCCCAGGCCCTGGAGCGGGGCCAGGGGCTTGATTTGCCGGCCGACGAGGCGACCATGGCCCGTTGCCTGCGCCGGGCGGCCGCCCTGCTGGCCCCGGAGCCCACGCAAGCGCCGCCGTCGCGACCCGCCGATCTGGCGAGGCCCCAGGCCTTCGCGGCCACGCTCTACGCCGATGGCGGGGCCAGGGGCAACCCCGGCCCGGCCGGGGCCGGCGCGGTGATCTACGACCAAAGCGGCGCGCAAATCGCCGCGCTCAGCCGCTATCTGGGCCAGGCCACCAACAATGTGGCCGAATACCAGGCGCTGCTCATGGGCCTGGAGGCGGCGTTGGAGCTGGGCGTGGGCCAGATCGATGTGCGTCTGGACAGCGAGCTTCTGGTCAAGCAGCTTGGCGGCCAATATCAGGTCAAGGCCCCCCACCTCAAGCCGCTGTTTCAAAAGGCCAAGGCGCTGTTGCAACAATTCACCGGCGCGCATATAGTGCATGTCAGGCGCGAGCAAAACGGCGTGGCCGACGGCCTGGCCAACCAGGCCATGGACCGCCGCGCCAACTGA
- a CDS encoding zinc ribbon domain-containing protein produces the protein MIEQLRLLVKLQTVDKTAYELEQELGRIPARLAELDQIEQSLHSEQNIVQAELDQAAKIRKELERRAEELRARQRKAESRLMGAKAQKEYQAATAEIDEAKDSIKETDDLLIEAMERHEALAAKAGALGEKLAAAVAGAEEERANLAQRKAHLEGQIQQLQGQRKTMTCGIDAQLLSEYDFIRPRRQGVAVAPVSGGSCGVCHMNMPPQQYNELQRMDKIMRCSSCQRLVYWADSDQFNDL, from the coding sequence TTGATCGAACAACTGCGCCTACTGGTAAAATTGCAGACCGTCGATAAAACCGCCTACGAACTTGAACAGGAACTGGGCCGCATCCCCGCCCGCCTGGCCGAGTTGGACCAGATCGAGCAATCCCTGCATTCGGAACAAAACATCGTCCAGGCCGAACTGGACCAGGCCGCCAAGATCCGCAAGGAGCTCGAACGCCGCGCCGAGGAGTTGCGCGCCCGCCAGCGCAAGGCCGAAAGCCGCCTGATGGGCGCCAAGGCCCAGAAAGAATACCAGGCCGCCACCGCCGAGATCGACGAGGCCAAGGACTCGATCAAAGAGACCGACGACCTGCTGATCGAGGCCATGGAGCGCCACGAGGCCCTAGCGGCCAAGGCCGGCGCGCTGGGCGAAAAACTGGCCGCCGCGGTGGCCGGGGCCGAGGAGGAACGCGCCAACCTGGCCCAACGCAAGGCCCATCTGGAGGGTCAGATCCAGCAGTTGCAGGGCCAACGCAAGACCATGACCTGCGGCATCGACGCGCAGCTTTTGTCCGAGTACGACTTCATCCGCCCCCGTCGGCAAGGCGTGGCCGTGGCCCCGGTCAGCGGCGGCAGTTGCGGCGTCTGCCACATGAACATGCCGCCACAGCAATACAACGAGTTGCAGCGCATGGACAAGATCATGCGCTGTTCGTCGTGCCAACGCCTGGTCTACTGGGCCGACTCCGACCAGTTCAACGACCTGTGA
- a CDS encoding Nif3-like dinuclear metal center hexameric protein gives MFDGMASSLQTPKARDIVGLMERWAPSWTAEDWDNVGLLLGDPNAAVRRAWVALELSPELLERAIAARVDMILTHHPPLFRPLKNLRQDNPATARLLRAANAGVALFAAHTNLDAAPGGVNDALAARLDLVEAKPLAPAGMGGLQKLVCFAPQSHAEQIAQALFAAGAGVIGDYAQCSFSAPGRGHFLAPDQGRPLVGQAGQAVTVEEIRLEVVVPAREAGAAVRAMLRAHPYEEPAFDIYPLRQGPSGFGLGRVGQLAEPMAGERFAAWAARRLGASTAMIAGPAPDIVHRVAVLGGSGAEYLAQAAAMGAQAFVTGEAGHHSAEQAQDLGLLLCCLGHYQTEVVIVEPWAKRLAAMLAEAGFDCEITASAQGQGPWRPADGPGARP, from the coding sequence TTGTTTGACGGCATGGCCAGCAGCCTGCAAACCCCCAAGGCGCGGGATATCGTCGGACTGATGGAGCGTTGGGCTCCGTCCTGGACGGCCGAGGACTGGGACAACGTCGGGCTGTTGCTGGGCGACCCGAACGCGGCGGTGCGCCGAGCCTGGGTGGCTTTGGAGCTTTCGCCCGAGTTGCTGGAGCGGGCCATCGCCGCCCGCGTCGACATGATCCTCACCCACCACCCGCCACTTTTCCGTCCCCTGAAAAATCTGCGCCAGGACAACCCGGCCACGGCTCGCCTGCTGCGGGCCGCCAACGCCGGGGTGGCCCTGTTCGCCGCCCACACCAACCTGGACGCGGCCCCCGGCGGCGTCAACGACGCCCTGGCCGCGCGCCTGGATCTGGTCGAGGCCAAACCGCTGGCCCCGGCCGGTATGGGAGGCCTGCAAAAGCTGGTCTGCTTCGCGCCCCAGTCCCACGCCGAACAGATCGCCCAGGCCCTGTTCGCCGCGGGCGCCGGCGTCATCGGCGACTACGCCCAATGCTCCTTCAGCGCCCCCGGTCGGGGGCATTTTTTGGCCCCGGACCAGGGCCGCCCCTTAGTGGGCCAGGCCGGCCAAGCCGTCACGGTCGAGGAAATCCGCCTGGAGGTCGTCGTGCCGGCGCGGGAGGCCGGCGCGGCGGTGCGGGCCATGCTGCGGGCCCATCCCTACGAGGAGCCAGCCTTCGACATCTATCCCTTGCGTCAGGGGCCCAGCGGCTTTGGCCTGGGCCGCGTGGGCCAGTTGGCCGAGCCCATGGCCGGCGAACGTTTCGCCGCCTGGGCCGCGCGGCGGTTGGGGGCGAGCACGGCCATGATTGCCGGCCCCGCGCCCGACATCGTCCACCGCGTGGCCGTGCTGGGCGGCTCGGGGGCCGAATACCTGGCCCAAGCCGCGGCCATGGGCGCCCAGGCCTTTGTCACCGGCGAGGCCGGCCACCACAGCGCCGAACAGGCGCAAGACCTGGGCCTGCTGCTGTGCTGCCTGGGACATTATCAAACCGAAGTGGTCATTGTCGAACCCTGGGCCAAGCGGCTGGCGGCCATGCTGGCCGAGGCCGGGTTTGATTGCGAGATAACGGCAAGCGCCCAGGGCCAAGGCCCATGGCGCCCGGCGGATGGACCAGGGGCCAGGCCCTAG
- a CDS encoding amidohydrolase family protein: protein MIIDAHCHAFLPEDLEALVQKLTILDHQLPDDNPHKWRLDMGGALEDVLAAQDACGVDEFVLLPVTSRPERVTAMNRWAAQAAREHDAIIPFGTLLPGCDVSAELALMAELGLRGIKLHPFLQRFRLDDPLVLRMFDQIDDSGLPVLIDTLQDDGLLAAKPHMTGLVEAFNLHGCQAHELCAVAAAHPRTRFIAAHGGSCYGWDQIDQLNRLDNVYYDLSWIGYLIPPEQVVAIVRGKGAERVVYGSDAPFRSPGPYLEWFMGLPLTAGEREMILGGTMRDLLAGGA from the coding sequence ATGATTATCGACGCGCACTGCCATGCCTTTTTACCCGAGGATCTTGAAGCACTAGTTCAGAAACTCACAATTTTGGATCATCAACTACCCGATGACAATCCTCACAAATGGCGGCTGGACATGGGCGGCGCGCTGGAGGACGTGTTGGCGGCCCAGGACGCCTGCGGCGTGGATGAATTCGTCTTGCTGCCGGTGACCAGCCGGCCCGAGCGCGTGACGGCCATGAACCGTTGGGCGGCCCAGGCGGCCCGCGAACACGACGCGATCATCCCTTTTGGCACGCTGCTGCCCGGCTGCGACGTGAGCGCCGAACTGGCCCTGATGGCCGAGTTGGGCCTGCGCGGCATCAAGCTGCATCCGTTTTTGCAGCGGTTTCGCCTGGATGACCCGTTGGTTCTGCGCATGTTCGACCAGATCGATGATTCCGGCCTGCCGGTGCTCATCGACACCCTGCAAGACGATGGTCTGCTGGCGGCCAAGCCGCATATGACCGGCCTGGTCGAGGCCTTCAACCTGCACGGCTGCCAGGCCCACGAGCTATGCGCCGTGGCCGCGGCCCACCCGCGCACCAGATTCATCGCCGCCCACGGCGGCAGTTGCTACGGCTGGGACCAGATCGACCAGCTCAACCGCCTCGACAACGTCTATTACGACCTTTCGTGGATCGGCTACCTGATCCCGCCCGAGCAGGTGGTGGCCATCGTCCGGGGCAAGGGGGCCGAGCGGGTGGTCTACGGCTCCGACGCCCCCTTCCGCAGCCCCGGGCCATATCTGGAGTGGTTCATGGGCCTGCCGCTGACGGCCGGCGAACGCGAGATGATCCTGGGCGGGACAATGCGCGATTTGCTGGCGGGCGGGGCCTGA